The sequence below is a genomic window from Coffea arabica cultivar ET-39 chromosome 4c, Coffea Arabica ET-39 HiFi, whole genome shotgun sequence.
GATATTTGTGAAAAATTATAAGTTATTAGGTCTATATTGTTACATAAACCTTAAAAGTAAGGGACGTTAGTATTATTTTTGAAACTCGAGAGGAGATCTCTGTAATTGGtggaaacctcaagggaggtttctgaaattatccctattttgTTTTAGGTTCAACTGGTCTAAGATTTGTGCTTATTGTGTTTAAATTTAATTGTTTAGTCTTTATCCTCTTCACATTTTCGAAAATACTTTGGATGGTAACTTTTCAAgagtttttaggaaaaaaattactgtaacatttttttgaAGTGTGATTTATGtaaactaaaaaaataattatgtaaaaaaaatgtttacaaaaaatgtaaattttttttttgccaagaaACGGCAGTTCAATCGAGGCCAAATAACAAGAAGGGTTGAATCTaagaaggcaaaaaaaaaaagagttgaatTTCTTTGGCCCTCGCCTACTtcccaaaaaaattttggaagacCTTTAGCAAAGATTCTCAACGAAGACTGTTCAAGAATGATGAAAGATGaatattgtttttttttcttgagtagTATGCTATGATtttgaaaggggaaaaaaatgttGATGGTAAAAACTAGATGTTGTCAATGTGGAGTTGTCAAGGAAGGTTAAAAAGAGAACTTCGAACCTCTAACTTTGGTGACTTCTCGCCATCCCAAGTCCTAGGTAATGGAaggttttcttaaaaaaatattatatttcttGTTGGTTTGAGAACCTCTACCGTTACTAGCGGTaaaaatgcaaattttctttgggataatatcagaaacctcccctgaggtttcttgaAATGTCACTAAGCTCCCCCTACATTTTGAAAATCTCTTTTACCACCCTTTGAATTGACATTTTCTTAACAATGTTAGCCCCTCtaagcaaaagtaacaatagAATATGCATTTTGGAGAGGGGAGGGTATTTTATATCTATTTATACCCTTAGTTTGACTGAATCCTGTGACATAAAAAAGTTGCAGTAGGTGAAAAATGTGAATTGGAGATAATTTTTCTGGCATGAGCATTGTTGCATGACCGTTGGACATTCAATGGCTACTTTGAGTGCTTCAGCGGTATTAAAAGGTGAGGGAACCGCATGAAATAGCTGCAAAACTTAAAGAGGTAATTGGGCAAAGAAATGGCTAGTTCATCCTTTGAAGGGCAGTCATACAAATCACCTTCATCATTAAGCATGAAGAACTGATATTATAAATGCAACCGCAAGGCTATATTACGAATCTCAGATAGTGAAAGAAATCCGGATAAGCTATATTTTAGTTGTTCAAAGTGCAACTACTTCCAGTGgcatgaagaaatgaagatgaaGAGTTGCAAAGCCAAAGAAATGAAGGTGAAGAAGTGCAGCGTACAAGAAATGAAGCTGATTCTGCAGTGCTTCCATCAAGGAAAGCAAATCAAGAATGTAACTTTGTGCCTCAACAAAATGCATGCATCACCTTTTTGTTCATCATCAATCTTGTACTCTTAGCAATTTATCTTTTCATTCAAATCGTTAAAGCAATCACACTTTCTTGTTCCAGTAATAGTAGATGTGTTCCAAGCTGTTTGGAGCCTTACTGGTCATACATGAAAGAACCAGAAGGCATGTGTAAGTTGGACATGATGTTAAGCTATGTGAAAAAGAGTTGAAGCTGTATTTTACTTCATACGTATGTCCCCCAAATTTGTTGCATTAATATTATACCAAAAGTCATACTTGACAAAAAATGCATTAAGCACACAGGTGAAGTTCCTTAAGTACAACAATACTTTACTGCTAAGTTCATTGGAAAACAACAGTTCATATTCCATATATAATCCTAAGGAATCCGAGTCATAGAGTTAAAAAAAAGCATAGCATGACATCTTTGAAGTTAGCAATTCCATACATAAAAGGTAATAAGTCATATGTTCCAAGATCTGTAGATAGCAGCAGAGCATACTTGGCAAGAGTAAATTGCAATTCCCTAGCAAGTATCAAAATATATGTCTTTTAGTCGTTCACTGGGACTGGGAATGCAATTAAGCACTTGGCATATGTTACATATACAACTAATCAAAAGTATGTAGCAATCAACAAGAATCTCAGAAAACATCATCTAAAAACATCATTCTAGATGATGAGGATTGCTACATATACAACTGTACCAGATCAGTCTCTCAAAGCAAAACTCATAATACTAGTACTAATTAGAACCACATACTGATGTTGCTATTGTCAATGTGAGATCCCGTAGTTGCAGAAGTGGATATTGCAGTTGCAGAAGTGGATATTGAAGATGCAGTGACTGTTGGAAATCTTGCAGATGGAGTGACTGCTGGAGTTTGATGTGGACCAACAGCAATGGAAGGTCTGGCTCTCTTATTGTTGTTAGCAACAATAGTTCCAACCCTTGCATTTGGCCCTCCTCTCTGAAGCCATGCAACAAATTCTATTAAACTAATGGCCTTGACAGTTAGAATAGTTAGCAATAGGTGATGAAACTAATTTCTGATTAACTATACCTTTCTGGTATTAGTACTAGTGCAGGTAGAATGATTAAGTTGAACATTAACTCCAGCAGTTTGATTTTGAGTGCTTCCATTACTACCTTGACTTGATACAATGACTGGGACATTTCCTTGTGTATGTTCCTGACAAATCATGACCAAAAGCTAAGCTCATTTGCAGGGAATTAATACACATAAAGATACTGTAATTTAGCATTGCTACAATTATCCATAGAACAAATCCTGCTAATCCAGTATTGGCAATGCTTCTTTCTGATCTTCGTCTTCGACTTGCTATTTGATTTGTAGAAGCACTgctacctctttttttttttatcaacaaGAGTTCCTTGACAAGTTCTCCTATTATGTCAAAATGCACCACACTTAGAACACTTGAAACTGATTGATCTCTTCTGTTGTGATGCAGGAGCTTCTTCACCAGGTGctctttttctatttcttcttgGTCTGCTAGCTCTTCTTCTAAGTGGTGGTGGCAAAACTACTGCTGGTGTCACATCTTTCATATGAGGCCACCTATTCATATGTGAAATTGGGTTGATCATGAATGCATATGTTTTCAAATATTGATCATTAGAAAAGGCTGCATCACAATAGCTTTCCAGTTTCTCCCTTCTATAAATAGCTCCTAGTGCAGCATGCTTGTAAGGAATACCAGCCAACTGGAAAGCCCTGTATTCACATGTCTTCTCAGTCAATTTTACTATATAGGATTTATTGACATCTGCTACTTCAAATGTGTTCTCACTTGCCATTGTCAGTGAACACCTTCTTGATTCAGCTACAATATCCTTCAACTTACCAATAACATGTAGAGTAACACTAGATGTCCATGTGCAGCCTTCTTGATACCTCTTATGTAGTTTCTTCATGAATTTTTGCCTCAGTCCATCAGCCAGAGCAAGTATATTCTTTTCTCTTAGTTTTCCAACCCATACATTAAAAGATTCTGTAAAATTATTGGTGATATGATTACACTTAATTTCAATAGAGAATGCATGCCTTGCCCAATTACACTTAGGAATGTTTGCTAAGTATTTTCAAGCATCTATGTTAATATTCTTTATTCTTTTCATAGTTTCATTGTGTCCTATCAGATCATAGCTTTTAGTTGCTTGCCAAAAAAATCTCCTTAGAAGCAattctgaaaattttattttgaagtTGCAGTAGATGTGTCAACAACAATATCGTGCAGCAGTTTCAGGCACTTGTTCCTCATAAGTAAGGTTGAGTCCCTATACAAAAGTTTTAGAAACAAATTCCTTCAAATACTTGATTTAGCCACTATAACAACAATGGAAGAAATCTGAAACATGAAACATACAACCAGGTAACATACCTTCTGTCTATCACTCATGAAGGTGAGTGGAATATTGGTTGAAAATGGTTCAAAGAATTCTTGAAAATAGTAAAAAAATCAACTCTAAGCTTCCTTATTTTCATACTCTACAACAGCAAAAGCTAATGAAAACAAACTGTTATTTCCATCAAGAGCAACAACAGTCAACAGAATGCCCCCAAATGCACCTTTCAAATGGCAGCCATCTAAGCCAATAAATGGCCTGCAACTTGCCAGGAAATCATTTCTTTGTGTCTTGAAAGATATGAACAATCTCAGAAATTTAATCTATAAGAAGGTTTGGCCTATCATAGTGAATTTTCATGATGCTTCCTAGGTTATGCATCCTCAAAAGTTCAGCTTATTTTGGTAACTTTTCATAGGCCCCACTGTGTGATCTTTCTATCTGTTCCAAAACTTTCTTTTTTGCTCTGTAAATTTGCATTCTACTTGGCAAGACTCCATGCTTCTGCATTTCAGTCTTTACTGCCTTGCTTGTCATCTCTGGGTGATCTCTCGTAATAGAAATTAACTTCTTTGCAATCCAATCTGATGTTGCTTCTGAATTTTTCCTATTCATGACACACGTATGCTCAGGTGTATTTGTCTTAACCATAAATGTTGTTGTATCAGCAACTAGGGATGCATAAATCCTCCAATTACAACCCTCAGCACCATACTTGGTAGTGCACCtgctcttttcattttttaatctcACCAAACGAAAATCCTTTATGAATAGCATAGTCCTTCAACACTGCTTTAAATGCATCCACATTGGTAAATAGCATTCCTTTCTCAAATTCAATATCCTCTCCTGGATTGTAAGTCCACATTTTTTACTGCATGATTGCTCTCATAGGATCTGATTCTTGGTCAGATTCTGAATCAGGCACAACTTGTGCATCCTCAATCTTCTCATAATCAGACAAGTCATTCTCCTCCTTCTCACTGGAAGAAATTAAGGCTCTATCTTCAGCTATGACATCTTCCAAGTCACTATCTATGTCATTCTTCCAAGAGTCATCAGAACTAGAAGCATAACTCTCATCGTCATCCTCACTGTCAACTATAGGAATAAGAGCTTTTTTCGATTCCTATGTCTTTCTACCATATTCTCCTATGTAGTAGGAATAATATCCAAGTGCAGTAAGTACAAGTTTATAACAAGATCTTTTTCATGAACTTTGAACATATCAAGGACTGATTTGTTACTACTGATGTCCATAAAGCCTGTTGTCTTAGGAATCGTACATTTCATATGCACAAGCATGTTCAAATGTTGAGGCAAATAATTCATTGCCTTATCAGTAACATCACCGAGAAGGTCAATATATTGGTAGTTTTTGGATCGACATTAGGAATTCTGACAGTGTTTCCCATGTAATGGACTATAATATCATGTGCAATAATTTTTTCCATCCTACATATCAGTGTGTTCACAAGAAAAGTTTCAATCAGTTGCTATAAGGATCACATATTCTCACAAGTGATATAGTATAACACATGCATGCTTATTCAAAGTCAAACTCAGGTTGCAAAACAGAACCTTCATAGCAGCTTTCATGAACATTCAACTACACCAGCTTTTCATTTCTATTATCACTTTTGTCTACAAACCAACTGTATACACTACACTTAGAGCTTGTCATATGTATTGCAGCTTTAAGCTACAAAGTTAAGCTGTTATTATGTATTACAATTTAAAAAAACTCAATAGTCATCAATTTTTTTGAATCCATAAAATAAAGGTCAAGCATAGTTCATCAAATCAGGCATTCTTTACAGCATCCAACATCAACAATACTTAATATAAGAATCACATACAAAGGCTCTGGTTGGATCTTAAACTCGGTCATCAAGTCcaataaaacacaaaaatacaaggaaaacataaatATTATAGGCAAATCATGAAGAACAGTTCATGACACCTACATTTTCTCCTGTTACATGTTGATCATATCAACTAGCAATGGAAGATTTTTACCGGTTGTGCAGCTTAGTTTTGGCAAAATCACTTTCACTCCAACCTAGTGCATGCAATTCATTGAAGTGCCATATTTCTCCTCTTCTACAATATCCAGAGAGAGATTTCTAGAATAATAGCTTCAACTCGTTCTCCAAGCTACAAGTAACAATCACAGTTATAAGTAGTATTTAATTCCTCTTCAGTTCTCGGGTATTTAGACGTCTTATCAGAACAAAATGGCGCCATGCAATATGTACGGAACTCAGCATCTAGGTGGCAATTGTTTTCCAGACTTTATACAGTTGCATGCttgttttttttgtcatttttttccttttatcagcTGAATAAGGTAACAACCGAGCAAAGGGTATTATTAGCAGTTGATGAATTTTCATAGTGACTTCTGACCCCATTATCACTTGAGGGGTGGTaagaaagattttcaaaatgtGGGAGGAGCTTAGTGATATTTCAAGAAAcatcaggggaggtttctgataaaCTTTGGGTAAAAAGTCCCAGTGGCCCTCAAACTATTAGCCGGATGAACTTTTGGTCctcaaacaattaaaaataaatttttggcTCTCGATCTATCCAAAATACAAAATGTTAAATCTTCTGTCAAAATCAGCAGTTAATACTGACGAAATCTACGACCATGTGAAACGCACACCGAAATACGAAGGGCATTTTTGTTCACAATGAATTGTGTTCCACTCAGTAAAATGGagcgaaaaataattttgaccAAACGGTTTACTTTCACCAGTATCTCTCCCTCTATCTGCCATTATCGGCTACTACTGCAACTTCCCGACTACTAGCACCGTGGAAATGATGAATGTAAAAATGGCTGCATTGAGAGTGAAGCCAAACAAAGCCCACATGCAAGAAGCACTGCAGAGCATAGCCACCAATCCAAAGCCTTAAAGAGGTGGTGGGTCTCTCTCGATGACGGTAGTCAAAAGCACAAAGGCAGCCACCAACACAAACCCCAAGTTCCATATCAAATCAAGAATCACGAAGGGCCTTGAGAATGGACTTTCTTGGCCTACTAGGAGTGATGGGCCATGGCCACGGTCATCCTCATGCTCCTCCCtctcctcatcatcatcatcgtaATCATTGAAGAAAATCCTGTGGTGGTTCAAGGTGGCGGAGGTCAGTCTGGAGAATGTGGTGGCTAGATTGGTGGGGGCCCTTGTGTTATTGTTGGAGCTGCTGCTGTGGCCATTTTGAAGAAGAAGCAAGCCTTGCTGTTGGTTCTCCAGGTCCATTTATAGGGATGATAAAATTCCGGTGGCTGCAATCTACTCTTTTGCCCAATGAGAGAGAGCTAGTGCGGTCGATGGCGGTAgtgagttttgttttgttttgagaGATACGGTTATCCGTTCACCAGTATCCGTTCAGAAGCCCAGGTATCCGTTCACCAGCTGCACATCTCCTCGTCAATCCACTACCAAAATCTGCAGCCACTATCCGTGCACACCGCAAATCTCTGCCCAGGATTTCTTGACGTCTACGAAGTTATGACCCTCGACATTTTCTCACACCTATACAATAGGAAAGACGGATTGCTGGTTTCTCGCATGCTTCCAGTTCAGCAACTTCTTTGGCTGCAATggagtttttctttgttcaagttCGGGAAAGAGTCCCATTTTATTGAGTGAAACACAGCTCATTGTGAATAAAAATGCCCTTCGTATTTCAGCGTGCATCTCACGTGATCGTAGATTCCTTCGGTATTAACTGCTGATTTTGACAGAAAGTCTAATATTTCATACTTTGGATAGATCGGAGGCCAAaagttttcttttaattgtttgggAGTCAAAAGTTCATTTGATTAATAATTTGAGGGTCACTGGGACTTTTTTGCCCATAAACTTTTGCCATTAAACTTTTAGCTAAGAGTTGGTGAATTTTTGTACACGTAGACGTAGGTGTATTTAAAAATCGTGTAGTTTTCCACCAAAGCCACGTGCACGCCAGCTCAGAGGTTACTTACGTTAGCACAAGCGCGTAAGCTCTTTGTACTTGCTACTTAAAACCGGACTTCTGAGTTCTGACGGCAACTAATGTTAGATTTTCCTGTACACGGGAGTCAAAAGATAGGATGGTCTTCCGTCTAAAACTGCATCGCCTTCTTCTATCTCCTTCCAGTTATCCAATCTCACTCGCCTTCCACCCAGCACCTCTTTGTCAGCTTGGTTAAGAGCGAAACCGATTgctcaaaaaagaaagaaaaaggccaAACACTCCCTTATGGATTCTGGATTTTTTTATTCGGATACGTTGAGTCCAGGGTTTGTAGGCTTGGACTTGTCCATGGAGAAACCGATATCCACCGCGTCGATTGCAGATCCGGATAGGTTGAATCTATGGTTTGGGACATGGATTTGTCCCTTCCATTGGCTAATTGGTTTGTTTGTTAATCATGACATGGATTGCAGATCCGAATATGTTCAATCTATGGATTGCAGGCCTGGATTTCTATGAGGTTAGGCTGGTTATTTGTTAATTATGATACAAAAACTGCTTAGCAAAATGTTTAGTCGGTGTTTACTGCATAGCTCGTAGTTCCCATGGATGTCACGTCAGATCTGGTATATCTTGTCAcgtttttggaagaaattttgctTATATAGCAAGAATTTATCACGATGATGTAGTTTTTGTTGATAATCATATGACCTTTTGATCTGGGTTTTTATCTTACTCCCCTCAGCCAGTGCAAAATCATTTTTGGTCGAAAGCAATGTTTGGAGAATATAATGCGAGTTTTTTTTCTACATGTTGACGGGAAAAAATTgtcttccaaaaacttctttCACCTGGTTTGGATCTACTTTAATTACGTAAAAAAAAATACGTACTCTTTATAATTTTGGtttcgtttttttatttttttggtgtaATGGAGGCCAACAGGCCATTTACAAAGTGATTAAACGTGGGGATGCAACTCCCCGTATATCATCATTTAAACGCTTCTTACCAACATCAGGTGGCCTATCCAGTACTGTTAGTCCGAGTTCCTgttggtggtttttttttttttgaggtctTTGTAATTAATTGGAATGAAATTCGGGAGGGCTATTGTGGGCTGTGAACTAGACAGACCATGGATCTGATGTATGATTAAACGGATTAAAGTGATGATGCCTTCCTCGTAACTTGTGAGAGTTACCATTGCAATGGGCCTGTAGTTATGGGCCtagtatttttcctttttgggaaGAAGGTTATGTGGTAAATTTTGCCTCTTGAATCAGAATTTATATATTAGTGTTAAATTTTGCCTCTAGGATTAGGATTTATATTTCATTTTGCTTCGGCATTCCCTAATAGTTTttctcaaggaaaaaaaaagttttcttttctttactgaaaaaaaaaaaaacaaatgtttTGATACATGTTCACCGAAGAAATTCCCAAAGTTATATTTCTACCGGTTTTGGGTCGTTGACATGATAAAGTGGACTGGGCAGGTTGGTTTTAGCGAGTTGCAATTTCCCTGGGTTGCTTACCTCAGATCACCTGAAATTAACCCTAACATGACTGGATATAAATTGCTCAAACCATCTCAAACGTAAACCCTATCTTCTCTCTGGGTGGCGAAGGTATCcttcatctcctcagatttcaTTTCTCTGCTAATTTAttattctctctcttttttttcccttattcAGATATTGTGATGATACATGTGTATGTGTACTTCAGAGAACGAGGAGAAGGAAAATGCAGTAAAGCTCTGGTGGCCATCAGCTGATTTGCTTGGTACTGCATTCTTCGAAACCAGTCAGTTACAGGAATTTTGCTTTGCATCTGCGCTTTATTTTCTCTGTTTACTCTGGGCTTCCCATGCTAGATTCTATATCTTTTTGGATCATTCTCTACTGGAAATTGGCCCAGTTGGAGggctgaaaaatgaaaattgcatgtcttaAGCTTCAAGTGGGAAGAGTAAGTAGACAAGAGATTGTGATTTAGATACTTAAGCTGCTGAACTGCTGAAATTACTGAATAAGTTTTAAGTTACTAAGtcttaaatctggaaaatggggGTTGGTGAATAGAACAGAAAATTTCCTTCCCTTTCCTCGGTGGGGAAACAAGTAATGTCAGCTGGTTAATGAGGGATTAATTTGTGAATTTTGGGATGGACCACATTACATGGAAGGAGGCAGCAATGGTTGAGTATGATCCAGCGTGCTTGTTATGGCATTGTTGCCGATCAagttctttgtttttttattgTTGATATGTCACGTGGTAGAAACGACTCAAAATTTAGCAGGGAGTGGGATTTATGGTGTGATTAATGTTGCTTCATATCTGCCATTCTCGTATATCTTAGCTGTGATCTTACAGTGTGTGAGAATGATGCATAAAACGTCTCTGTGCTTTGTTTCAACTTTGGCTGTTGCTACTGTTATTGCTAGTTTATAATTCTTTGGGGTTTCTGCAGTGATTCTTCATGCAGATCTCTTGAGTATTGATTGTGGGGTTTGGAATAATTTtatgatttcatttttttggttCGCTGTGGAATATGCCGTCAACATTGTGCTTGATTTGTTTATGCTTTTAGTTTAGTTCAGTGAATCTTTAGCCGTTGTTTGAAGTTTTCTGGTTGCATGAATATGTTGTTGACTATAATCATGTAGCTTTCAAATATTGTTGATCATATTCAGTTTCGTTTTGCTTTCTTTGCTATTTCTATAGAAAACCAGATTCCATGTGATGATTTTGCTACCTTTGTATCTATAGTTTGGACTTTTGGTTTGTGATTTATGTTCATATGTTCTTTTTTGTGGTATATATCATTGAACTTCATGGGGATATGGTGAATGCCAATAATTTGTTAGATTTCTTTACCTAAACAAATGAATGCAAACTTGTAGTGTGCAAGTATGACTGATTTAATATGTGCAATTAAATTTGAATCTTTACTTTTGCTTTGCTGTGTAGTTCAAATTAAAGCTGTAATATGTATGTCATGCCTCATTGAAATTCAGATGGTTGCCATTGTTCAAGGTTTTTATTGAATGTTCCCTGTTGCTTTTGCTGCAGCTCTTTTGTGGCTGGACCGATTTTCTGTTGAAACCACCTGCTCGTCTTCAGCAAACATTTGGTACGTAAATTTTCTAGGACCTCAGCAATTATGCAGACCTGAATTTTGAGCATGTGCGCTTCTCCAGTTCTGTTTGTACCAAGCTTCTCATGACTCTTTAAGAGCTCGTCTAGCCTTGCGAATTTAATGTATTCCTGATAGTAATTCACAAAGACAATTGCAGTAATACTTAACCAGTTTAGTGCTGCTTAGAACCATCCCACGTCCAAacctaaaagaaatttacaattttacaATTTTCAACACTACTTATGTATCTCAAACTACACAATCCATCACAGGGTGATTTGAAAAGCCATTTTTGGATTTTCTATATTGAATATAAATTGAATCTTCAAGTCTTTTTGACGCTTAGTGAACCGAATATTTTACTGGTGCTAATAAGCTTGTTTATGCACGATTTATGGATTTCTTGCTCCTTTTAGCAACCTTGAAAGTTGAAATTGTCTGTTCTTTGATTCTATTTATGGATGTTAGCCTGctatttcttcttttatccTGGATTTGGTTGTAATGAGCTTAggttaattttcatttatttcctTCCCTTTTGCTTTTGGTGCTTGACGAATGATTGTACTTCTTTGTGCCTTACGTTTGGCCTGTGGAGTGAAGTGTTGATGTGCTGTGCTGTTGATTATTAGTGAATCAAACAATTTGCTGGTGCAAATAAGCTTGGTTATGTGTGATTTTTGGATTTCCTGTTATTTTAGTGTCTTTGGAAATTGCCCATTGTGCATCAATCAATGTGGCAATTCCTCGTGCATAATTAAGGGAGCGCTTGAAAGCCATTCCTTGATTCTATTATTGGACATTGACCTGCCatttcttcttttatcccttGATGTGGTTGTTTAGTTTAGGTTAATATAATTTATTTCCATCCTTTTTGGTCTTGATACTTGAAGAATGATTTGTCTTCTTTCCTGTGTTAGGCTTGGAGTGAAGTTGCTCTAGATGTTTTTAATCAGTCTTGCCTTTTGGTATCTCTTGGCTTTTGCCTTTTGGTGTGCATATATGTATTTATATGCTTTCAAAAGAACGTGGATTGCCTTTTGCAGTATGAATACATGGGATTCGGTTATAACTGCAGAATTTATGTGAATTTGTTACTTTgctttattattgttattttatttatggGTCCAATTCTTCTTCGAACTCCTCCGCCTTTCTGGGAAATGCCACGTGCTCCTTTGCCTAAGGCCACTGATGTGGTTGGTCTGCTTACAAAAATGAAGCTAGAGATTGTGCAATCGGGAAAGATACCTAAGAATCAGGCATTGCTAGTGTATAACCGTAATTTGAAGACTGAAGAAGAGGCCAGAAAAGAGGATGATGCTAATTTGAAGTTGCTCTAGATGTTTTTAATCAGTCTTGCCTTTTGGTATCTCTTGGCTTTCGCCTTTTGCCTTTTGGTGTGCATATATGTATTTATATGCTTTCAAAAGAACTTGCATATATGTATTTTGCCATTTGCAGTATGAATACATGGGATTCGGTTATAACTGCAGAATTTATGTGAATTTGTTACTTTgctttattattgttattttatttatggGTCCAATTCTTCTTCGAACTCCTCCGCCTTTCTAGGAAATGCCACGTGTTCCTTTGCCTAAGGCCACTGACGTGGTTGGTCTGCTTACAAAAATGAAGCTAGAGATTGTGCAATCGGGAAAGATACCTAAGAATCAGGCATTGCTAGTGTATAACCGTAATTTGAAGACTGAAGAAGAGGCCAGAAAAGAGGATGATGCTAATTTGAAGGATGCTGAAGCTGCCAAATTTGCCGAGGACCCAGTGGAGGAGTTCAAAGCTGCAGCTCGACGGGAAATTAAAAGGGACAAAATGCTTAAACTTTTGGTAGCGGTTGGAATCTTGGAGTCGACCTCAAGTGCTGTTG
It includes:
- the LOC113741312 gene encoding uncharacterized protein → MPRVPLPKATDVVGLLTKMKLEIVQSGKIPKNQALLVYNRNLKTEEEARKEDDANLKDAEAAKFAEDPVEEFKAAARREIKRDKMLKLLVAVGILESTSSAVAGVRVAIQKGPVEGPVELTNKLLGYSKRNRSLEQRKRVKQIVAVREYLQELVKNQAAKKSGGPHVVRARGGE